In Persephonella sp. IF05-L8, the following are encoded in one genomic region:
- a CDS encoding SCP2 sterol-binding domain-containing protein encodes MKKIGTAIFIFVFAIGFSHATPKLMDEEYAQQFCELWNKTPKLVDGLGKWASKAIKEKREYRIIRFYRKKCGADKAVELHIAPKDGKAICIYGGKATDEKADFIMSATDEDWKSLAKGEFGFAGMGILSKLDFIGSKWEAMNNMGPFKAFLLNIDKIPHTMECP; translated from the coding sequence ATGAAAAAAATAGGAACAGCAATATTTATATTTGTATTTGCTATAGGATTTTCACATGCAACACCGAAACTAATGGATGAAGAATACGCACAGCAGTTTTGTGAACTATGGAACAAAACACCTAAATTAGTAGATGGTTTAGGTAAATGGGCATCGAAAGCTATAAAAGAGAAAAGAGAATACAGAATTATCAGGTTTTACAGGAAAAAATGTGGAGCAGATAAGGCTGTAGAACTTCATATAGCTCCCAAAGATGGAAAGGCTATATGCATTTACGGGGGAAAAGCGACAGATGAAAAAGCAGATTTTATTATGTCTGCTACAGATGAAGACTGGAAGTCTCTTGCAAAAGGAGAATTTGGATTTGCTGGAATGGGAATACTGTCAAAACTGGATTTTATTGGCTCAAAATGGGAAGCCATGAACAACATGGGACCTTTTAAAGCCTTCCTTCTCAATATAGACAAAATCCCTCACACAATGGAATGTCCATAA
- a CDS encoding YeiH family protein codes for MKYFPGIIFATVIAIVATFLSKLEIVKETVNFSPLILAILLGVLIGNIWKMPESFKPGVIFSLKKILRIAIVFLGFRLTFQNVMEVGLEGLIVDTIMLVSTFLLGVFISRRLFGLDAEMSYLIASGSSICGASAVLATAPVVRAEMHHAAMAVATVTIFGTIAMFIYPIVYKSFGNILGFDDVLYGIWTGATVHEVAQVVAAGFAISEPAGNTATIAKLTRVMMLAPLLIALSFYLAKKHATHGAGVALRDIPIPYFVFGFIAMVGVNSLQIVPDNIVQQINLIDGFLLTVAMAAMGLETNINKIKGVGMKPIYAAALIFTFLFFGGIISLKIVHQIFG; via the coding sequence ATGAAATACTTTCCAGGGATTATTTTTGCTACAGTAATAGCTATTGTCGCAACATTTTTATCCAAATTAGAAATAGTAAAAGAAACAGTAAATTTTAGCCCATTAATCCTAGCCATCTTACTTGGTGTGCTCATCGGAAATATATGGAAAATGCCGGAGAGTTTTAAACCTGGTGTTATTTTTTCATTGAAAAAAATTTTAAGAATAGCAATTGTATTTCTTGGTTTTAGACTAACATTCCAAAATGTTATGGAAGTCGGTCTTGAAGGTTTAATTGTTGATACTATTATGCTTGTTTCCACATTTTTACTTGGTGTGTTTATTTCAAGAAGACTATTTGGTTTAGATGCCGAAATGAGTTATCTTATCGCTTCAGGAAGTTCAATATGTGGAGCATCTGCTGTTTTAGCAACAGCCCCTGTAGTTCGTGCAGAAATGCACCACGCAGCTATGGCTGTAGCCACTGTAACCATTTTTGGAACAATTGCAATGTTTATATACCCAATAGTTTATAAATCCTTTGGAAATATACTTGGATTTGATGATGTCTTATACGGTATTTGGACAGGTGCTACAGTTCATGAAGTGGCACAGGTTGTTGCTGCAGGTTTTGCAATTTCTGAGCCAGCAGGCAACACAGCAACTATTGCTAAACTTACAAGAGTTATGATGCTTGCCCCTCTTCTTATTGCCCTTAGCTTTTACCTTGCAAAAAAACATGCCACCCACGGAGCTGGTGTAGCTCTTAGAGATATACCTATTCCATATTTTGTTTTTGGTTTTATAGCAATGGTCGGAGTTAATTCTCTTCAAATAGTTCCAGACAATATAGTTCAGCAGATAAATCTAATAGATGGATTTTTACTGACTGTGGCAATGGCTGCAATGGGTCTTGAGACGAATATAAACAAAATTAAAGGGGTAGGGATGAAACCAATCTATGCAGCCGCCCTTATATTTACATTCCTGTTCTTTGGAGGAATAATATCCCTTAAAATAGTCCATCAAATATTTGGATAG